A window from Manis javanica isolate MJ-LG chromosome 10, MJ_LKY, whole genome shotgun sequence encodes these proteins:
- the OR10AD1 gene encoding LOW QUALITY PROTEIN: olfactory receptor 10AD1 (The sequence of the model RefSeq protein was modified relative to this genomic sequence to represent the inferred CDS: inserted 5 bases in 4 codons; deleted 2 bases in 1 codon; substituted 1 base at 1 genomic stop codon), giving the protein MRDALSKKKKEYTNHLEASSTTHSSCSSGAGFRALLSALCYLCCSCPPSASRSKTACLRSGSTVAEFILVNSEQSSPSTQESLFALFLALYSLAMAMNGLIILITWTDTRLNSPMYFFLGHLSFLDVCFITTTTIPQRLIHLVSGNHTLSFASCWTQMYLXFRVGVAGCILLAFMAYDXYVAVCHPLSYAQIMSWQVCMKLVSTARLFGLTNGILLDHMTFHGPFCKDNHIENFFCEAPIVIALSXGGPQLSLRMIFAEGXLLGPVVLVVISCARIPAPVLGRASSSGREKTFSACASHLTVVTFLYTLAMLSYMNPHSTHGPDKDKPFCPLSTIITPMCNPVIYSFWNRXMKGAMVRALWRTS; this is encoded by the exons atgagagatgccctctcaaaaaaaaaaaaggaatataccAACCATCTGGAAGCATCATCCACCACTCATTCATCTTGTTCTTCCGGAGCTGGGTTTCGGGCCCTGCTGAGTGCCTTGTGTTACCTGTGCTGCTCCTGTCCTCCGTCTGCAAGCAGGTCCAAGACAGCGTGTCTGAGGAGTGGGAGCACAGTGGCAGAGTTTATCCTC GTTAACTCTGAGCAGAGCTCTCCTTCCACTCAGGAATCGCTCTTTGCCCTCTTCCTGGCCCTCTACAGCCTTGCCATGGCCATGAATGGCCTCATCATCCTCATCACCTGGACAGACACCAGGCTCAACagccccatgtacttcttccttgGCCACCTGTCCTTCCTGGACGTCTgcttcatcaccaccaccaccatcccgcAGAGGCTGATCCACCTGGTGTCCGGGAACCACACTCTCTCCTTTGCCTCCTGCTGGACCCAGATGTATC GCTTCAGGGTAGGTGTGGCCGGGTGCATCCTCTTGGCTTTTATGGCCTATG CCTATGTTGCGGTCTGCCACCCCCTGAGCTATGCCCAGATCATGAGCTGGCAGGTCTGTATGAAGCTGGTGAGTACTGCCCGGTTATTTGGGCTGACCAATGGCATCTTGCTTGATCACATGACATTTCATGGTCCATTCTGTAAGGACAACCACATAGAAAACTTTTTCTGTGAGGCCCCCATAGTGATTGCTCTCTCCTGAGGGGgcccccagctcagcctgagaATGATCTTTGCCGAGGG CCTGCTTGGCCCCGTGGTGCTCGTTGTCATCTCCTGTGCCCGCATCCCGGCCCCTGTCCTCGGAAGAGCCTCCTCCTCAGGTCGGGaaaagaccttctctgcctgtgcCTCCCATCTGACTGTGGTCACCTTCTTGTACACCTTGGCCATGTTGTCCTACATGAATCCCCACAGCACACACGGCCCTGACAAAGACAAGCCTTTCTGCCCCCTCTCCACCATCATCACGCCCATGTGCAACCCTGTCATCTACAGCTTTTGGAACA AAATGAAGGGGGCCATGGTGAGGGCCCTTTGGAGGACCAGCTAG